A part of Aegilops tauschii subsp. strangulata cultivar AL8/78 chromosome 2, Aet v6.0, whole genome shotgun sequence genomic DNA contains:
- the LOC109778234 gene encoding anaphase-promoting complex subunit 10-like has protein sequence MILAVLFANSEGNIRIEKMIPSYSQPLTPHREAWSVSSCKPRNSVASLRDDSLDTYWQSDGAQPHLVNIQFQKKVQLQLVVLYVDFKLDESYTPSKISIRAGDGFHNLKEIKTVDLLKPVGWVHISLSGTDPRETFIHTFMLQIAVLANHLNGIK, from the exons ATGATACTCGCCGTGCTCTTCGCCAACTCCGAAGGCAACATCCGCATCGAGAAGATGATACCCTCCTACTCCCAACCACTCACACCACATCGAGAGGCCTGGAGCGTCAGCTCCTGCAAGCCCCGCAACAGCGTCGCCTCCCTCCGCGATGACAGCCTCGACACCTACTGGCA GTCGGACGGCGCGCAGCCGCACCTGGTCAACATCCAGTTCCAGAAGAAGGTGCAGCTGCAG CTTGTTGTGCTGTACGTGGATTTCAAGCTGGACGAGAGCTACACGCCCAGCAAGATCTCCATCCGGGCTGGCGACGGCTTCCACAATCTCAAG GAAATTAAAACGGTGGACCTTTTGAAGCCAGTAGGATGGGTTCATATATCATTATCTGGCACTGATCCCCG AGAAACATTCATTCATACATTTATGCTCCAAATTGCGGTGCTGGCCAATCACCTGAATG GGATaaagtga